AATTTATCACTTATCCTCAGGAAGAAAGTCCTTCACGATCATCATTTGACAAATGCAAGTGTGTGTATTATCAATTGACGAGGTCATACTGAATTCCATAACCACAATTGTGGAATACGAAAGGGTGTGTTACTTTTCTGAACATTTGAGCTAAGATGAAGGACATGCAACTCAAAATCAATTTTCTACTTGGCTTAGTTATCACTGCACTAGTAcaagctgtagaaaaaaaagcagactgcCCAGAGTCATGTATATGTGAGATCAGACCATGGTTCACCCCCAGGTCTGTGTACATGGAGGCTCCCACAGTGGACTGTAACGACTTAggcctttttaattttccagccaGACTGCCTGCTGACACACAGGTTCTACTTCTACAGACTAACAATATTGCAAAAATTGAACATTCAGTAGACTTGCCAGTGAATTTAACTGGTCTAGATTTATCTCAGAACAATTTATCCTCAGTGACCAGTATTAATCTTAGAAAGATACCACAGTTGCTTTCAATGTAccttgaagaaaacaaacttaCTGAACTCCCTGAAGAATGTCTCTCTGGACTCCACAATTTACAAGAGCTTTATATTAATCATAACCTGCTTTCTGTGATTGCACCGGGGGCTTTCATTGGCCTCAATAATCTTCTCAGACTTCATCTCAACTCAAATGGTCTGCAAATGATCAACAGGAAGTGGTTTGAAGCTACTCCTAATCTTGAAATTCTCATGATTGGAGAAAACCCAATAATCAGAATCGAAGATATGAACTTTAAACCTCTTATCAATCTGCGCAGCCTAGTTTTAGCAGGCATAAATCTCACTGAAATACCAGATAATGCTCTGGTTGGCCTTGACAATTTAGAAAGCATCTCCTTTTATGACAACAGATTTATCAAAGTGCCCCACATTGCTCTTCAAAAGGCTACAAATCTTAAATTTCTGGATCTAAATAAGAATCCCATTAACAGAATACGACGAGGAGATTTTAGCAATATGTTGCACCTAAAAGAGTTGGGAATTAATAACATGCCTGAACTTATTTCTATAGATAGTCTTGCTGTTGATAATTTGccagatttaagaaaaatagaagcTACCAATAACCCCAGATTATCATACATTCATCCAAATGCATTCTACAGACTTCCCAAGCTGGAATCGCTCATGCTCAACAGCAACGCGCTGAGTGCCCTGTACCGCAGTACAATAGAATCCTTGCCTAACCTCAAAGAGGTTAGTATACACAGCAATCCCATTAGATGTGATTGTGTCATCCGCTGGATTAAcatgaataaaacaaacattCGCTTCATGGAGCCAGAGTCCCTGTTTTGTGTAGACCCTCCTGAATACCAAGGACAGAATGTGAGACAGATACACTTCCGGGAAATGATGGAAATCTGTCTCCCCCTGATAGCTCCTGAAAGTTTTCCATCTGCTCTGGATTTAAAAACTGGCAGCCATATTTCCTTGCACTGCAGAGCAACAGCAGAACCAGAACCTGAAATCTACTGGATAACACCATCAGGACACAAACTTTTGCCTAATACTATTTCCAATAAATACTACATTCATTCTGAAGGAACATTAGACATAAGTGatataacagaaaaagaaagtggcTTATACACATGTATAGCAACAAATTTAGTTGGGGCAGACCTAAAGTCAGTCATGATTAAAGTGGATGGCTCATTCCCTCAGGACAGCCATGGATctttgaatattaaaataaaagatataaaaTCTAATTCTGTTTTGGTTTCATGGAAAGCAAGTTCTAAAATTCTGAAGTCCAGTGTTAGATGGACAgcctttctgaaagctgaaaactCTCAAGCTGCACAGAGCGCTCGAATACCATCTGATATAAAGGTATATAATCTTACACATCTAAATCCATCAACAGAATACAAAATTTGTATAGATATTCCCACTGTCTATtcacagaataagaaaaaatgtgtcAACGTAACCACAAAAGGACTGGACTTGGCAACGAAAGGCTATGAAAAGAACAGCATAATAGGATTCCTTGCCTGCCTTGGTGCTCTTTTGGGAATCATCTCTGTGATATATCTCTACAGCTGCATCTCACAAGAGATGAACTATGACGTCGGACACAGCTCTCTAAAGAATTACCTGAAGAAACAATCCTTTTCACTCAGTGAGCTTTATCCTCCTCTAATCAGTCTTTGGGACATgggcaaagaaaaaagcacCGCAATGGAAGTAAAAGCAACTATAATAGGAGTACCAACCAATATGTCATAAATAAGTCACTATATCacttaatttctgaaataaaaagcacatgACTGCATTTGTGCTGaataaaaaggcagcaaaacaaagtatttcttttaGGAGCTAGACACCTGGACTTAGCTGCTGCTGACAAATGGGAATAGGTACTGACTCAGCATACGAGAAGAATTTTAACTAACTGGCTTCTAAGGGTATTCTACCAACCAAGTACAACTAACTTCATTTTCTAGAACTTTCATGGGACTTTTAAGTCTGGAATACAGTGCAAGTAGCCAAgaacattttctgtaatttttttttttttaattattatataaAAGTAGTGGAACTGAGCAATACCTCCTCCTGTGCTGTATTACACACACTAGCCACGAGTTTTTGCAGTGAACAGATATACTAGGATTGACACATGGTGTAATGAAATGGACAAATTCTGTAGAGTAGACACAGTGAgtatgtgaattttttttatgaggaaaatacatttttgattaaaatcaaaatagtttttggcttgtttgtttctgaaaaacaaaacattctggGAGCTCATGCCTGGGAATAAACAAACTCATTCTAATGTCTGATAAAATATCTCCTTACATATTCTCCTGTTAAAACTCCAATCTGAACATATAGGATATTTTAGCTGGTTAGGCTGTATAACTGCAATAAACCacacaattaaatattttcataaagtacttataataataacaatgatatTTTACACTTTGCTTATtgtgggaggaagaagagagaaggagggTGGGAAGGAGTCGTAAGACTGATAGGGAAATAGATTGTTAGCTACTGATAACAGCAAATTTTGAGCTGCTTTGGTATTTTCCCAGAAGCCTGAAAACTGAATGCAATGTTTAGACACAGATAATATAAGTCCAATATTTTGTCTTCAGTCAAAAGGGTAATTCACTTATTAATAATGTCTAAACTTGAGGCTGGCCATACAGGAAACTCAAATAGCTTGAACAGTTTAAATGATATTAAGGTTTTCATTCTGGACCTGCAAATTTCTGTTCAGCAATAACAACTGACTAGTCTATAAACCTCCTCAGCTTTTACAATGTAACAAGCAATAAATGACTGACAGAAACATTATTAGTAGAAATGaattgaaacaaaatgaaaagagaacaaTAAATACCTGACTACTCATATTGAAGCTGAAGTTCTCACGGGAGTAGGACTGGGCCCATAAGCAGCAAatgtgcacaagaagctgcTGATCAGAATGCTGATTACAAGCTAAACCCAGTTCTGTTAGGGTGGAAAAAGTGACTACTACTAAGCCCAGTAAAGACATCTGACCATTAAGCTACCTGATGAAAAGATGTGGTATCTCCTTATGAAGAAAGCAACAGTAAAATTTTTGTGTCATTTTGGTTCATATATATGAAAACAAAtaggaagaatgaaaaaaaattgttatccCTGAATATTGTGCTTAAGGAAGTAAATATTCACAGAATGCATAGGTAGCTTGAATGACAAAGTAAAAATAGGAGTAACAAACATTTCTTGTAAGCCTTTAGTAGACTTTAACATTCTTTAAACTCTATAATAAGATACACTTTATCTTTCTAGCCTTGGCTGAAGTAAACATTTCTGTGGAATCACTGACAGAATTTTTGTAGGTATAAGAAGACGAGTTACTTCTTGTATTTAGAGAACAACTTTTCCACTTATTTATAGTTTGCTGCATACTTTCATAATATTATTGGTCTGTAAACACTTATAATGTGGAATAATAATTTCACTTCACCTAGTACTAATGAATACCTTGctttcacattaaaaatgtcctttttataGTTAAATCccaggatttttaaattatgtaaagGTAATTTTCAAAGTTGTTAAAGGCAGAAAGACGAAACTTATACTAATTTTAAACTACAAAAACTTAGGATATTCATAGAGTCGACATGTTTCACTGAAGAAGGAACTTTACAAATCTGATGAATCGCTATTGCACATAAAGGCACATTGAGACTGAGCAGAGAAATGCTGTCATGGCATGACAGATGGCAGCACTATGGACAGAGCTTCCAGAGCCGAGCTCTTCCTCGAGAAATGGTAGCTGAAATGGGACCCATCACCGAGCAGATATTGTACTTATCAGCAGAAACTTTTAGGTATATATTGTACATTTACGTTTGGAACCAAGCTACATTTAGAACTTACAACTCCTAgagtttagaaattaaaatctaattttttcaGGCAAAACCATCTCTGCACAATGTTATAAAACAGCACGTGAATACAAGTCTAATGTGGAGCACTGATAAGAAGACTTTTCCCCCTCACAGtataaaaaaaggctttatttactttatttaaatattttattaaaagttttTGTTGAcagataaaatgcatttttatatggAAGAATTCTCATACTAAACTTCTGATAGCTGAAATGTAACTCAATATATCTCACAAATATTTGAATCGTTCTATACTTTATACTGAtatcaaattaaaatataccttacatttttagaagaaatggATTACCCCGTTGCTAATTGTTAAGatgtaaattatttccttcataCCTCCCAAAAGAGAAATATAGCAGCATTTTCTCAAAGTAACTAGGCAATCCTCCGTTGATTAAGGAGGATTAAGCCATTTTACAACTCTGTACCTTCCTTTCTCTGGAAGTATCTCTGAAAGAATatgctgagctttttttttcagcacacCAAAAAGATGCACCTTCCGTAACTAACCATCACTGAGTAATATTCTTTATTTGTGTAAATAAGCTTTCAACTGCTATCACCCAAAAGTAAAACTTCAAGAAATACTAGGAAAATGTCCATAAGAACAGGGTCAAAAGTGTGTCTACAATAAGTTATGAGATCAGAGAATTTTTAGTGACtcagaataaaacatttgtgATTTGGTAGGGGTACCTAACTGATGGGGTACAAAGAAGGAATACAACTACAATAATGAGAACAGAGATATGCCTTCAAAGAGTTCTCACCAAAGGATCTGCAGAAAGAAATCCTTGCAGATTTagattaaaactttaaaaagacattCTTAGTAGCACATTCAAGTTAATATCAGCATCCATTTATCAATGAACTTACATGTCAACAGTATTACAATTCTTCAGTGTTCTACTGAGATGTTAAACACCTTTAGACTGAAATTTTACATGTTTctaacaaaaatgtaattttagtgattttttttgatCAAATTCTATTTACTGTAAGATGTTAACGGCAAAAAGCATGTTGGAGGTGAGGCCATTTAAACATCCTTAAATTAGATTTCAACATGTATATTATTCAATTAATGCTTGGTTGACCCTTTTATTATATACacttttgtatgtgtgtgtgtgtgtgtgtgaagtaCTTCTGTACTATTGGCAACATGTTAGCCTGTCTGCAGACCTTTATTTCATTATATCGGTATTGCATTATTTTATCAACTATACAGAAGTAGTATCTTGTAGAACACATAACAATGCTTTCAACAGCAGTACTCTGAACCACCTACTATCCATATAAACATAACATCTTTAATATCTACACAGAAACATCTCCATGATATTAGCCTAACAAATCTCTAAAAAGATTCATTTTTTCTCCATGACCAAAGACATTCTTGATATTAAAATCCCCACAGAAGCTCCAGGTGAGCAGTGGGATTCTTGTGTAGCTGTGTGTAAAAATGGATAGCTGTTCTTTCCACAGATATACTATTCTATAAGCCTGAGGGTCATTAGGAAGTAATAAATCCGCCTTTTAGCTTTGGTAGCTTAGTGTACATTTAACTTACATCACTTCACAGACGTATGCTGAAAAAGTCTAACAATTTTTTCAGCAAAGTGTAATCTGTTAAAAATGTACAGGAAGAACTTCCTAATAGTGGTATACTATACTTTTCGATAATCTCTTCATTTAGAGGAAGGTTGTTTTTCCCACACAAGGCAGAGGGCTAAAGTTTCTCTGTCTTTTATTAATTAGGATGTTTACTCTCCTTAATGGAGGTTGGAACTGACAATGAGCTATACTTCATT
The Phalacrocorax aristotelis chromosome 1, bGulAri2.1, whole genome shotgun sequence DNA segment above includes these coding regions:
- the LRRN3 gene encoding leucine-rich repeat neuronal protein 3 yields the protein MKDMQLKINFLLGLVITALVQAVEKKADCPESCICEIRPWFTPRSVYMEAPTVDCNDLGLFNFPARLPADTQVLLLQTNNIAKIEHSVDLPVNLTGLDLSQNNLSSVTSINLRKIPQLLSMYLEENKLTELPEECLSGLHNLQELYINHNLLSVIAPGAFIGLNNLLRLHLNSNGLQMINRKWFEATPNLEILMIGENPIIRIEDMNFKPLINLRSLVLAGINLTEIPDNALVGLDNLESISFYDNRFIKVPHIALQKATNLKFLDLNKNPINRIRRGDFSNMLHLKELGINNMPELISIDSLAVDNLPDLRKIEATNNPRLSYIHPNAFYRLPKLESLMLNSNALSALYRSTIESLPNLKEVSIHSNPIRCDCVIRWINMNKTNIRFMEPESLFCVDPPEYQGQNVRQIHFREMMEICLPLIAPESFPSALDLKTGSHISLHCRATAEPEPEIYWITPSGHKLLPNTISNKYYIHSEGTLDISDITEKESGLYTCIATNLVGADLKSVMIKVDGSFPQDSHGSLNIKIKDIKSNSVLVSWKASSKILKSSVRWTAFLKAENSQAAQSARIPSDIKVYNLTHLNPSTEYKICIDIPTVYSQNKKKCVNVTTKGLDLATKGYEKNSIIGFLACLGALLGIISVIYLYSCISQEMNYDVGHSSLKNYLKKQSFSLSELYPPLISLWDMGKEKSTAMEVKATIIGVPTNMS